One genomic segment of Acetobacteroides hydrogenigenes includes these proteins:
- a CDS encoding endonuclease/exonuclease/phosphatase family protein, whose protein sequence is MARRCIILLMVIFCCATSNAQKDSIRIAFYNCENYFDSFRDSSINDAEYTPDGARRWTYSRFLAKRNSIFKVFASMSNPNPPEVIGLCEVENRFVLNQLCYETPLSKFEYAVVHQNSSDVRGIDVALIYQKNRLRLLNYRCFNPNVLDTSLRTRSILYSQFKWGEFDTLHVFVNHFPSKLGGERSNRSRMLVARLLKSKVDSILSKNQSASIVITGDFNDLPQSDALNVLNDSLLVNLAAPLAKEGRGSIKFDGTWELIDQFIVSRGLINGDTPVMIKGCQTIYSAPFMLEDDLDNGGQKPRRTFKGYRYNGGYSDHLPVFIELLRTL, encoded by the coding sequence ATGGCACGACGATGCATAATACTGCTGATGGTAATCTTTTGCTGCGCCACCTCAAACGCGCAGAAGGACTCCATCCGCATCGCCTTCTACAACTGCGAGAACTACTTCGACTCGTTCCGCGACTCTTCCATCAACGATGCCGAGTATACACCCGATGGTGCACGCCGCTGGACCTATTCGCGATTCCTTGCCAAGCGGAACAGCATCTTTAAGGTGTTTGCCTCGATGAGCAACCCCAATCCTCCTGAGGTTATTGGACTTTGCGAGGTAGAAAATCGCTTTGTGCTCAACCAACTCTGCTATGAAACACCTCTCTCAAAGTTCGAGTATGCTGTGGTACACCAAAATTCGTCGGATGTCCGCGGAATAGACGTTGCGCTCATCTACCAGAAGAATCGGCTAAGGCTTCTCAACTACCGATGCTTTAATCCGAATGTTTTAGATACAAGCCTGCGCACCCGCAGCATACTATACTCCCAATTTAAGTGGGGCGAGTTCGATACGCTGCACGTTTTCGTCAACCACTTCCCCAGCAAACTGGGAGGCGAGCGCTCCAACAGATCGCGCATGCTGGTAGCCCGCCTGCTAAAGTCGAAAGTTGATTCGATTCTTTCGAAGAACCAATCGGCGAGCATCGTCATCACCGGAGACTTTAACGACTTACCCCAAAGCGATGCGCTGAATGTTCTTAACGATAGCCTACTCGTAAACCTTGCAGCCCCGCTAGCAAAAGAAGGTCGCGGTTCCATAAAGTTCGATGGTACATGGGAACTCATTGATCAATTTATCGTCTCTAGAGGTTTAATAAATGGAGATACTCCCGTAATGATAAAAGGATGCCAAACCATCTACTCCGCTCCCTTTATGCTAGAGGACGACCTCGACAATGGAGGCCAAAAACCACGCCGAACCTTCAAAGGTTACCGCTACAACGGAGGATATTCAGACCATTTGCCGGTATTTATCGAATTATTGCGAACACTTTAG
- a CDS encoding glycerophosphodiester phosphodiesterase — MKDIFISLIMATIATSGFSQAEYIAHRGASHLAPENTVAAAKLAWEQNADAVELDIYLTKDNRIMVMHDKNTKRTTGKNMAISESHSDSLRMLDAGSFKDIKYKDEKIPFLEEMIETVPAGKKLVIELKCGIEVLPFLKKVVEQSGKQQQCLFIAFDWKTIVDTKKQFPHNACYWLSSKKEGLSEKMREAKAVGLDGLDLGYRAIDEQVMQQAKELGLEILAWTVDAPSEAKRLIELGVKGITTNRPGWLKENIH; from the coding sequence ATGAAAGACATCTTTATCTCTTTAATCATGGCTACTATTGCAACATCGGGCTTTTCGCAAGCCGAATACATCGCTCACCGTGGAGCATCGCACCTCGCCCCCGAGAATACGGTAGCAGCTGCTAAGCTGGCCTGGGAGCAAAACGCTGATGCCGTAGAGCTAGACATCTACCTTACCAAGGACAACCGCATAATGGTAATGCACGACAAAAACACCAAACGAACCACCGGAAAGAATATGGCAATCTCAGAGTCCCATTCGGATAGCCTCCGAATGCTTGACGCAGGATCATTTAAGGATATAAAGTATAAAGACGAAAAAATTCCTTTCCTCGAAGAAATGATTGAAACCGTTCCTGCTGGGAAGAAGCTGGTTATCGAACTTAAATGTGGCATCGAGGTGCTGCCCTTCCTTAAAAAGGTAGTCGAGCAAAGTGGCAAGCAGCAGCAATGCCTCTTTATAGCCTTCGACTGGAAAACCATTGTTGATACAAAAAAACAGTTCCCTCATAATGCCTGCTACTGGCTAAGCAGCAAAAAAGAGGGGCTTTCAGAAAAGATGAGAGAGGCAAAAGCCGTAGGCCTCGATGGGCTAGACCTCGGCTACAGGGCTATCGACGAGCAGGTAATGCAGCAAGCAAAAGAGCTAGGGCTGGAGATCTTGGCTTGGACCGTTGACGCCCCCTCCGAGGCCAAGCGCCTAATAGAACTTGGAGTAAAAGGCATTACCACCAACCGCCCTGGTTGGCTAAAAGAAAATATCCATTAG